One segment of Microbacterium arborescens DNA contains the following:
- a CDS encoding PAC2 family protein: MNSLGRRVLVVAFDGWNDAGEAATAAATQLRESRPYDAVYSVDPELYFDYMYTRPHIQADADGRRSLTWPDATIWRPRATARGTRLWILSGAEPARAWKSFAAELVDAALREDITGVVALGSMMSDVPHTRPITVFSGSDNDELRTALGLERSTYEGPVGILSVIAAAAEEAGIPTAALWASVPHYVAGHSPSPKATLALLDKLEGITGAKIARGSLPGDALAWEATIDAAAADDEEMTEYIRQLEQTRDTWDSPEASGDAIAQEFEKYLRHRGDGGDGRGLGRGPHR; the protein is encoded by the coding sequence TTGAACAGTCTGGGACGCCGCGTCCTCGTGGTCGCGTTCGACGGATGGAACGACGCCGGCGAGGCGGCCACGGCCGCCGCCACGCAGCTGCGCGAATCCCGTCCCTACGACGCGGTCTACTCGGTCGATCCCGAGCTCTACTTCGACTACATGTACACGCGGCCGCACATCCAGGCCGACGCCGACGGCCGCAGATCCCTCACCTGGCCCGATGCGACGATCTGGCGCCCCCGCGCGACCGCGCGCGGCACCCGGCTGTGGATCCTCAGCGGCGCCGAGCCGGCGCGTGCCTGGAAATCGTTCGCCGCCGAGCTGGTGGACGCCGCGCTGCGTGAAGACATCACCGGTGTGGTGGCGCTCGGATCGATGATGAGCGACGTTCCGCACACTCGCCCCATCACCGTCTTCAGTGGAAGCGACAACGACGAGCTGCGGACGGCGCTGGGCCTCGAACGCTCGACCTACGAAGGCCCGGTCGGCATCCTTTCGGTCATCGCCGCAGCCGCGGAGGAGGCCGGAATACCCACGGCCGCGCTGTGGGCGAGCGTGCCGCACTACGTCGCGGGCCACTCGCCGTCGCCGAAAGCCACTCTGGCGCTCCTCGACAAGCTCGAGGGCATCACGGGCGCCAAGATCGCCCGTGGCTCGCTGCCGGGCGATGCACTCGCCTGGGAGGCGACGATCGACGCCGCTGCCGCGGACGATGAAGAGATGACGGAGTACATCCGGCAACTCGAGCAGACGCGCGATACCTGGGACTCCCCCGAGGCGTCGGGCGACGCGATCGCGCAGGAGTTCGAGAAGT
- a CDS encoding HAD family hydrolase: protein MTSRSPAAVLWDMDGTLVDTEPYWMAAEGPLVESFGGVWTHEQALGLVGLGLEDSARILQNAGVRMQTHEIIDHLTETVSGQLRLGGTPFRPGARELLSGLREAGIKTALVTMSMRSMADTVVSSIPFDAFDTVVAGDEATRPKPYPDPYLQACEALGVDVADTVAIEDSPNGLRSAVASGAVALGVPLMVPLHGLGAHALWDSLAGRSVADLADLFSLHRLGASA from the coding sequence ATGACTTCTCGTTCCCCCGCCGCGGTCCTCTGGGACATGGACGGCACGCTCGTCGACACCGAACCGTACTGGATGGCCGCGGAGGGACCGCTGGTCGAGAGCTTCGGCGGCGTGTGGACGCACGAGCAGGCACTCGGTCTCGTCGGACTCGGACTCGAGGATTCCGCCCGCATCCTGCAGAACGCCGGCGTTCGGATGCAGACGCACGAGATCATCGACCACCTGACCGAAACCGTCTCGGGGCAGCTCCGCCTCGGCGGCACGCCGTTCCGCCCGGGCGCGCGCGAACTGCTCTCCGGTCTGCGCGAAGCGGGGATCAAGACGGCGCTCGTGACGATGTCCATGCGCAGCATGGCCGACACGGTCGTGTCGTCGATTCCCTTCGACGCGTTCGACACCGTCGTCGCCGGCGACGAAGCGACCCGCCCCAAGCCCTATCCGGACCCCTACCTCCAAGCATGCGAGGCGCTCGGCGTCGACGTGGCCGACACCGTCGCCATCGAGGACTCTCCGAACGGCCTGCGCTCGGCGGTCGCCTCCGGCGCGGTCGCACTCGGGGTGCCGTTGATGGTGCCGCTGCACGGGCTCGGCGCTCATGCACTCTGGGACTCCCTCGCGGGACGCTCGGTGGCCGACCTGGCCGATCTCTTCTCCCTCCACCGACTCGGAGCCTCCGCATGA